GGAGGTGCTCGACCGGGTCGCTCTGGTGCCGGGAGTCGCCCGCACGGCCTCGTCCATCGCGATGCGCACGCATCTCTCCGGACGGGTGCTGCCGCTCGTGGAACACGTCGCCACCGACGAGGTGCTCTCCGGCTAGCGGGTCACACCCAGCCGGGCAGCCAGTTGTGCAGGAGCCAGAACTCGTACGGCACGCTCATCCCGGTCCACAGGGGCAGGAAGAACGCCGACACCAGCACCACGAACGCGAGGAAGATCATCACCGTGCGCTCGCCGGACTGCCGACGGTGCAGCGGATCCTCGCGCGTGCCGGCGATGATCCGCAGCGTCATGGCCAGAGCGATCACGAGGAACGGCATCATCACGACCGTGTAGAACTGGAAGATCGTGCGATCGGGGAACATCAGCCACGGCACATAGGTGACCGCGAGGCCGACGAGGGGGATGCTCAGCTCCGGGCCGACGGGGCGCCGGGTGATCCAGCCGCGTACCAGGCGGTAGAGCAGGTAGATCGCCGCGGCCACGCCCGCGTACCAGATGAGCGGGTTCGGGATCGCCGAGATCACGCCGATGCAGTGGTCCGTGCCGCAGCCGGTGGGATCGGAGTCGACCCATACGGCCGTGGGACGCAGCAGCAGAGGCCACTCCCAGGCGGGGCTCGCATAGGGGTGCCCGCGAGTCAGGCCGACGTGGAACCCGAGCATCGACTCGTGGTACTTCCACAGGGCGATCAGCGGGTTCGGGTCGCTCTGGCGGTCATAGCCCCCTGCAGTCACCAGCCATCCGGTCCAGCTGATCAGGTACACGGCCAGGGCGGGGAAGACGAGCAGCACGAACGAGACGGGCCCCTGGCGGAAGGCGGCTGCCGTGGGCCACAGCACCACCCCGGCCCGCCGCCGGGCCAGCGCATCGGTGACCACGACGTACAGGCCGAATCCGGCCAGCACGTACAGCCCCGACCACTTCACGGCCGACGCTGCGCCCAGGGCCGTCCCCGCCGCGATCAGCCAGGGGCGACGCCAGAGCACCGGACCCCAGAACGGGTCGGGCTTGTCGGGGTCGCGCCTCTCGAGCACCGGGATGGTCCGCTGCCGGTCGATGATCACGAACAGCACGCCGAGCAGGACGAAGAAGGTCAGGATGCCGTCGAGCAGGGCGATGCGGCTCATGACGATGCTGAGGCCGTCGATCGCGAGCAGTGTTCCGGCCACGCTCGCGACCACCACGGAGCTGCTGAGTCGTCGCGCGATCAGGTAGACCAGCAGAACGGAGGCGGTGCCGAGCAGTGCCGTCGCGAGTCGCCAGCCCGCGCTGTTGTCGGGACCGCCGATCGCCATGCCCAGCGCGATGAGCCACTTGCCGAGAGGCGGATGCACGATGAACGCGCCCTGTTCGGACAGCGGCAGCTGCTGCAGGGTGGTGAACGCGTCGTTGGCGTTCTCACCCCAGGTGCCCTCGTAGCCGAGGGTCCACAGCGACCACGCGTCCTTGACGTAGTAGGTCTCGTCGAACGCCAGCTGATGCGGATGCGCGACGTTGATCAGACGGAGGAGGGCGGCGATCGCGGTGATCACGAGAGGGGCGAGCCAGCGGATCGCGCGTCCCCAGTCCGGATCCCGCAGCAGACGATCGCGGAGCTGCCCGTAGCGCGTCGACCGCTCCTCGGGAGCGGGAAGCAGGGGCACGGGCGCGGTCACCGCTCCAGCCTAGACAACCGGCCTTCTCCGCCGGCTGCATCCCGCCCGCCTAAGCTGGGCGGGTGATCATCCTCGCCGCCACTCCGATCGGAAATCTCGGCGACGCATCTCGCCGCCTCGTGGAGGTGCTGGAGAACGCCGAGGTCGTCGTCGCGGAGGACACCCGCACCACCCAGCGTCTGCTCAAGGCCCTGCAGATCGACAACAGGCCGCGCCTGATCGCCCTGCATGACCACAACGAGAAGCAGAAAGCGGCCGAGCTGGCAGCCCTCGCGGCGGAGACCGACATCGTGGTGATGAGCGATGCCGGGATGCCGACCGTCAGCGACCCCGGGTACGGACTGGTCGCCGAGGCCGTCGCCCAGGGCGTGACGGTGACCGCGATCCCCGGGCCGAGCGCGGTGCTGATGGCGCTCGCGATCTCGGGCCTGCCCACCGACCGCTTCACGTTCGAGGGGTTCCTGCCGCGCAAGCCGGGGGAGCGTCGCTCCACACTGCGCGCGCTGGCCGCCGAACCCCGCACCATGGTCTTCTTCGAGTCGCCCGCCCGCCTCGCCAGCGCTCTCGCCGACATGGGTGCCGCCTTCGGCGACGAGCGGCGGATCGCGGTGTGCCGCGAGCTCACGAAGCTCTACGAGGAGGTGCGCCGCGGCACCTCCTCCGAACTCGTCGCCTGGGCCGAGAACGGAGTGAAGGGCGAGATCGTCGTCGTGGTCGAAGGGGCGTCGCGTCGTGATGCCTCCCCGGAAGACGCCCTCGTCCAGGTGCAGAAGCTCGTCGCCGACGGCATCCGGCTGAAGGATGCCGCGTCCGAGGTCGCGGCCCTCACCGGTCTCTCCTCCCGAGACCTCTACCAGGCCGCCCTCGCCGCCCGATCCGGAGGGGCGTCGGCGTGAGCAAGGCGGCGACCGTGTACGACGTGGCCGATCGGGCCGGCGTCTCGATCGCCACGGTCTCGCGGGTGCTGCGCTCGCCGGACGCCGTGCGTCCGGTCACCCGCGAACGCGTGCTCGACGCCGTCGCCGCGCTGGGGTACGTCCCCAGCGGCAGTGCCAGGGGCCTCGCCGAGCGGCGGACAGGGGTGCTGGGGCTGTACTTCCCCGGATTCGACGCCGCGGAGGATGCCCCGCCTCTCGACGCCCTCTCCGCCGCCGACAGCGAGGCGCCGCCGTTCGCGATCGTCCGCGAGGAGGCGGAGGTCGACGGCCGGCACACCTCGATGCTGTTCCTCGACGAGGTGCTGCGCGGTGCGGAGCTGGAGGCGTGGAAGCAGGGCTTCGTGCTGATGGTCGGGGTCGGACGTGACGACCCCGATCGCTCCACCGTGCGGGACATGGCCGGCCGGGTTGACGGGCTCATGGTCCTCGCCAGCAGCGTGCCCGACGACGTGCTGGCTCGACTGGCGCGACGCATCCCCGTGGTGGTGCTCTCCGGCCCCCCGCGCGGCGATCACTACGACCACGTGACGGTGAGCAACGCCGAGGCGATGGCCGAGCTGACCAGGCACGTGCTGGCTCAGGTGGGGGACGGGCGGCTCGCCTTCCTCGCGGGGCCGGCGGACTCACCGGATGGACTGCAGCGCTGGGAGGGCTTCGCCGCTGCCGTGGCGGAGGCCGGCGGATCACTCGACGACGTGACGGTGCGGCGCGGCGACTTCACCCGGGCCTCCGGGCGCCAGGCCGCCGAGGAGCTTCTCGCGGCCGGCACGCCGGCCGCGCTCATCTGCGCGAACGATCAGATGGCCCTCGGCGCGCTCGACGTGTTCCGCGGCGCGGGCGTCCGGGTGCCGGACGACGTGCTGGTGACGGGCTTCGACGGCATCGAGGCCGCCGCGCTCTCGCAGCCGCCGCTGACCACGATCCGCCAGCCGATGATCGACCTCGGGCGCGCGGCGGTGCAGGTGCTCGCCCGCCGCCTCGAGAACGCCGACGCCGACCCCGTGGTCGCGCGGCTGCCGCTGCAGATCCTGCTGCGCGAGAGCTCTCTGCGCCCCGCCTGACGGCTCGACACATGCCCCGGTGGCGGTGTCAAGGGGTTGCGATCGCAAAATGTATGCGCTTACAATCACTGAGGCGGCGCAGGATGCCGTTCATGACAGAGACGACATGAGGTGGCAGATGTCCGGTGGAAGAACACCGAGAGGGCGCGTGATCCAGCGCTGGCGCCGAGCGGCGATCGTAGGCCTGGCGGCCGTCGCGGTCGCACTCAGCGGCTGCAGCATCCAGATCACATCCCAACCCGATCCGTCGATCGGCGCCGACACGATGCTGATCAACGCCGACAAGGGCAACCCGTTCTTCACGAAGAACTTCAACCCGTATCTCACCAACACGCGCACGGCGTCGCGGTGGATCTACGAGCCGCTGATCCTGATCAACCCGCTCGACGGCACCCAGAACCCGTGGCTCGCCTCCGAGTGGTCCCAGCCCGACGCCCGCACGATCGTGATGACGATCCGCGACGACGTGACCTGGAGCGACGGCGAAGACCTCACTCCCGAGGACGTCGCCTTCACGTTCCAGCTGTTGAAGGACAACCCGTCCCTCGACATCAAGGGCGCATGGCAGCACCTCGAGAGCGTCGAGACCGAGGGCGGCGACGTGATCCTGCACCTCAAGACCGACGACGCTCCTTCCCTGTCGATCCTCGGGCAGACCATGATCGTCCCTGAGCATCTCTGGGCCGATGTGAAGGACCCCGGCACCTACCGCAACGAGACGCCGGTCGGCACCGGCCCCTTCGTGCTCGGCAACTACAACGACCAGCAGTACTCGATGGACAAGAACCCCGACTACTGGCAGGCAGACTCGATCGAGATCGAGCACATCATCCTCCCCGCCACGAACTCGCAGCTGGACACCGTCAGTCGCGGCTACGACTGGGCCTACGCCTTCATCTCCGATGTCGAGGGCACCTGGGGCGCGGCGAGTGAGCACAACTCCTGGTGGTTCCCGCCGGGCGGCGTGATCGCGCTGATGCCGAACCTCGAGGTCGCGCCCTTCGACGACGTGAACGTGCGCCGTGGCATCGCGCTCTCCCTCGACCGTGCGGAGATCGCCGAGACCGCCTCCGAGGGGTACATGAAGCCGGCCGGTCAGACCGGGCTCATCCTCCCCAACCAGGAGCAGTACCTGGATCCGAGCATCCCCGACCAGGGCATGATCACGCAGGACAAGGATGCCGCCCTCGCCGCCTTCGCCGAAGCCGGATACTCCCTCGACGGCGATCGCCTGGTGGATGGGAACGGGGAGCAGCTGGAATTCGCCCTCACCACCGCCAACGGCTTCACCGACTGGACCAGGGCCGCGCAGACCGTGCGCAGCCAGCTCGCCGACGTGGGCGTGAAGGTCACGCTCAAGCTCCCGCAGCCCGCGGGCTACCAGAGCGCGATCAGCAACGGCGACTTCGAGATGGCGATCGGCGGCATGGGCAACGGCGACGTCTACCAGGCGTACAACAACCTGCTCTCCAGCGAGTTCTACGTGCCGTCGGGAGAGCCGACGGCGAACAACTTCGAGCGCTACAGCTCGGAGAAGGTCGACGCGCTGCTCGCGGAGTACCGCGAGACCGTCGACACCGCCCGCCAGGCCGAGATCGTGAAGGAGCTGCAGGGCATCGTCTACGACGAGATGCCCGTGATCGGCCTCTACTACGGCGGCATCTGGGGCCTGTTCAACGACGCCAAGTTCACCGGCTGGCCGAGTGAGGAAGACCCGTACATGATCCCGCAGAACTACGACTCCGCGCCGCTGATGATCTTCACGCACCTGAAGCGCGTCAAGGGGGACGACCGATGAAGTACGCGCTGCAGAAGTTCGGCCTGTTCGTGCTCACGCTGTGGGCCGCGGTCACCCTGAACTTCTTCCTCCCGCGGATGATGCCGGGTTCTCCGGCGGATGCCGCCATCGCGAAGCTGTCCCAGAACGGGCCGGTGTCCGATGCCACGCGTGCCGCCATCGAGGCGCAGCTGGGCGTTCCGACCGGGTCGCTGTGGGATCAGTACATCGCCTACCTCGGTCAGGTCGTCCGGCTCGACTTCGGCGTCTCGTACACGTTCTACCCGCAGTCGGTGTCGAGCATGGTGTCCACGGCCCTGCCGTACACGATCGGCCTCGTCGGCATCGTCACGATCCTCGCGTTCGTGATCGGAACGCTGATCGGCGTCTCGGCGGCCTGGCGACGGGGCACCTGGCTCGACAGCCTCCCGACGCTGACCGGCTCGTTCCTCAGCACGTTCCCCTACTTCTGGACCGCGCTGCTGCTGCTGTTCTTCTTCGGCTACGTGCTGCACTGGTTCCCGACCACGGGCGCCTACTCCGCGACGACGACCCCCGGATTCACATGGGAGTTCCTCGGAGACCTGCTCAGCCACGCGTTCCTTCCCGCGCTGACGATCCTGCTCACCTCGCTGGGCGGATGGATCATCGGGATGCGCAACGCCATGATCAACACGCTCGGCGAGGACTACATCACGTTCGGCGAGGCGAACGGCCTGCACGGGCGCACGATCGCCCTCCGCTACGCCGCGCGCAACGCGATCCTGCCCAACCTCACCGGCTTCGGGCTCACGCTCGGCGGTGTCGTCGGCGGATCGATCCTCGTGGAGCAGGTGTTCGGGTATCCGGGCATCGGGTATCTGCTGTTCAACGCCGTGATCGGGCAGGACTACCCGCTCATGCAGGCGCTCTTCCTGATGATCACCGTGAGCGTGCTCATCGCCAACTTCCTCGTTGACATCCTGTACGGGGTACTCGACCCAAGGACCCGCCGATGACTTCCACCATGAACGTCAAGATCCCCGCCGAGCGCATCGCCGCGCCCAGCCCGTGGCGTGCCTTCGGGCGCATGGTCGCCACCCTCTGGAGCAACGGCAAGGCACGGCTCGGACTGTGCATCCTCGCCTTCTTCGTGCTGGTGGCGGTGTTCGCCCCGCTCCTGGCCCCTTACGGCGCGAAGGACAACACCTTCGAGCGCAACGCCGATGCCTCCTGGGCGCACTGGCTCGGCACGACGGCGGCGGGAGAGGACGTGCTCAGCCAGCTCATCTACGGCGCGCAGATCAGCCTCCTGGTCGGCTTCGCCGCCGGCATCCTGTCCACCATCGTGGCCGTGCTCATCGGCCTCAGCTGGGGATACATGCGGGGCTTCGCCGGCGAGGTGGTCGGCTTCATCGTCAACCTCTTCCTGGTGATCCCCGGACTCCCGCTGATGATCGTGATCGCCGCGTATCTGCAGAACGGCGGCATCCTGATGATCATCGCGGTCATCGTGGTGACCGGCTGGGCGTGGGGTGCTCGCGTGCTCCGCAGCCAGACGCAGTCGCTGCGCGGCAACGACTTCGTCACCTCGGCGCAGTTCTCGGGTGACAGCAGGGCGCGCATCGTGTTCCGCGAGATCCTGCCGAACATGACGTCGATCATCGCCGGCACGCTCTTCGGAGCGGCCACGGCGGCGATCCTCGCGGAGGCGGGGCTGGAGTTCCTCGGCCTCGGCGACTCCAGCATCGTCAGCTGGGGCACCATGCTCTACTGGGCGCAGAACTCCAACTCCCTGCTCACCGGACAGTGGCTGCTGCTGTTCGCCCCCGGTCTGTGCATCGCACTGCTGGCGCTGAGCCTGACACTGATCAACTTCGGCGTGGACGGCATCTCCAATCCGCGCCTGCGAGAGGGGAAGGGCCGATGACCGCCATGGCACCCGAGACCACGCCGATGCCGAACGACATCCTGCTCGACGTGCAGGGGCTCTCCGTGGAGTACGCCTCGCCGGGCACGAAGCCCGTCACCGCGGTCGAGAACGTCTCGTTCTCGCTGCGCCGCGGCGAGTTCGTCGGGCTGGTCGGCGAGTCGGGGTCCGGCAAGTCGACCCTCGGCTTCGCGCTCACCCGACTGCAGAAGCCGCCGGCGCGGATCAGTGCAGGGCGCATCCTCTTCGGGGGCCGCGACATCCGCGAACTGGATGCGGAGGAGCTGCGTCGCCAGCGCCAGGGCGGGTTCGCCATGGTGCTGCAGTCGGGCATGAACGCGCTCAACCCGGTGCGCACGGTCGGCAACCACTTCCGCGACATCTTCGCCGCGCACGGCCACGTACCCAAAGACGCGCGCGATGCACGTGCCCGGGAACTGATCGGCAAGGTCGGACTCGACGCGTCGGTGCTCGCCCGCTACCCCGGTGAGCTCTCCGGCGGCATGCGTCAGCGCGCATCGATCGCGCTCGCGCTCTCGCTCGAACCGCAGCTGATGGTGTTCGACGAGCCCACCACCGCGCTCGACGTGCTCGTGCAGCACGCG
The DNA window shown above is from Microbacterium maritypicum and carries:
- a CDS encoding dolichyl-phosphate-mannose--protein mannosyltransferase; translated protein: MTAPVPLLPAPEERSTRYGQLRDRLLRDPDWGRAIRWLAPLVITAIAALLRLINVAHPHQLAFDETYYVKDAWSLWTLGYEGTWGENANDAFTTLQQLPLSEQGAFIVHPPLGKWLIALGMAIGGPDNSAGWRLATALLGTASVLLVYLIARRLSSSVVVASVAGTLLAIDGLSIVMSRIALLDGILTFFVLLGVLFVIIDRQRTIPVLERRDPDKPDPFWGPVLWRRPWLIAAGTALGAASAVKWSGLYVLAGFGLYVVVTDALARRRAGVVLWPTAAAFRQGPVSFVLLVFPALAVYLISWTGWLVTAGGYDRQSDPNPLIALWKYHESMLGFHVGLTRGHPYASPAWEWPLLLRPTAVWVDSDPTGCGTDHCIGVISAIPNPLIWYAGVAAAIYLLYRLVRGWITRRPVGPELSIPLVGLAVTYVPWLMFPDRTIFQFYTVVMMPFLVIALAMTLRIIAGTREDPLHRRQSGERTVMIFLAFVVLVSAFFLPLWTGMSVPYEFWLLHNWLPGWV
- the rsmI gene encoding 16S rRNA (cytidine(1402)-2'-O)-methyltransferase; protein product: MIILAATPIGNLGDASRRLVEVLENAEVVVAEDTRTTQRLLKALQIDNRPRLIALHDHNEKQKAAELAALAAETDIVVMSDAGMPTVSDPGYGLVAEAVAQGVTVTAIPGPSAVLMALAISGLPTDRFTFEGFLPRKPGERRSTLRALAAEPRTMVFFESPARLASALADMGAAFGDERRIAVCRELTKLYEEVRRGTSSELVAWAENGVKGEIVVVVEGASRRDASPEDALVQVQKLVADGIRLKDAASEVAALTGLSSRDLYQAALAARSGGASA
- a CDS encoding LacI family DNA-binding transcriptional regulator; translated protein: MSKAATVYDVADRAGVSIATVSRVLRSPDAVRPVTRERVLDAVAALGYVPSGSARGLAERRTGVLGLYFPGFDAAEDAPPLDALSAADSEAPPFAIVREEAEVDGRHTSMLFLDEVLRGAELEAWKQGFVLMVGVGRDDPDRSTVRDMAGRVDGLMVLASSVPDDVLARLARRIPVVVLSGPPRGDHYDHVTVSNAEAMAELTRHVLAQVGDGRLAFLAGPADSPDGLQRWEGFAAAVAEAGGSLDDVTVRRGDFTRASGRQAAEELLAAGTPAALICANDQMALGALDVFRGAGVRVPDDVLVTGFDGIEAAALSQPPLTTIRQPMIDLGRAAVQVLARRLENADADPVVARLPLQILLRESSLRPA
- a CDS encoding ABC transporter substrate-binding protein, coding for MIQRWRRAAIVGLAAVAVALSGCSIQITSQPDPSIGADTMLINADKGNPFFTKNFNPYLTNTRTASRWIYEPLILINPLDGTQNPWLASEWSQPDARTIVMTIRDDVTWSDGEDLTPEDVAFTFQLLKDNPSLDIKGAWQHLESVETEGGDVILHLKTDDAPSLSILGQTMIVPEHLWADVKDPGTYRNETPVGTGPFVLGNYNDQQYSMDKNPDYWQADSIEIEHIILPATNSQLDTVSRGYDWAYAFISDVEGTWGAASEHNSWWFPPGGVIALMPNLEVAPFDDVNVRRGIALSLDRAEIAETASEGYMKPAGQTGLILPNQEQYLDPSIPDQGMITQDKDAALAAFAEAGYSLDGDRLVDGNGEQLEFALTTANGFTDWTRAAQTVRSQLADVGVKVTLKLPQPAGYQSAISNGDFEMAIGGMGNGDVYQAYNNLLSSEFYVPSGEPTANNFERYSSEKVDALLAEYRETVDTARQAEIVKELQGIVYDEMPVIGLYYGGIWGLFNDAKFTGWPSEEDPYMIPQNYDSAPLMIFTHLKRVKGDDR
- a CDS encoding ABC transporter permease, which encodes MKYALQKFGLFVLTLWAAVTLNFFLPRMMPGSPADAAIAKLSQNGPVSDATRAAIEAQLGVPTGSLWDQYIAYLGQVVRLDFGVSYTFYPQSVSSMVSTALPYTIGLVGIVTILAFVIGTLIGVSAAWRRGTWLDSLPTLTGSFLSTFPYFWTALLLLFFFGYVLHWFPTTGAYSATTTPGFTWEFLGDLLSHAFLPALTILLTSLGGWIIGMRNAMINTLGEDYITFGEANGLHGRTIALRYAARNAILPNLTGFGLTLGGVVGGSILVEQVFGYPGIGYLLFNAVIGQDYPLMQALFLMITVSVLIANFLVDILYGVLDPRTRR
- a CDS encoding ABC transporter permease, with amino-acid sequence MTSTMNVKIPAERIAAPSPWRAFGRMVATLWSNGKARLGLCILAFFVLVAVFAPLLAPYGAKDNTFERNADASWAHWLGTTAAGEDVLSQLIYGAQISLLVGFAAGILSTIVAVLIGLSWGYMRGFAGEVVGFIVNLFLVIPGLPLMIVIAAYLQNGGILMIIAVIVVTGWAWGARVLRSQTQSLRGNDFVTSAQFSGDSRARIVFREILPNMTSIIAGTLFGAATAAILAEAGLEFLGLGDSSIVSWGTMLYWAQNSNSLLTGQWLLLFAPGLCIALLALSLTLINFGVDGISNPRLREGKGR